In the genome of Solea senegalensis isolate Sse05_10M unplaced genomic scaffold, IFAPA_SoseM_1 scf7180000014886, whole genome shotgun sequence, the window ACGTTCAGTCACTCACCCGCAGCTGAGACGGTCAGACGTTCACTCACAGAGGACAGAACTatcttcttctccatcttcatTATCACATCTTTTCCTTTCGTCCAATCAGAGAACAGACGGCGAGTGTGATTGGTCAACATCAGTACGAGAGCAAACCACAAGTTTTCACCAGGGCACCGTTCGCCGTTCACTTCCAGAGCATGAAAACCAGTAAGTGGAGacacttcatcttcatcatcatctcctcctctacctccctccttcactccttcactcctcttcctccctcgttTCCTCTGCAGGAGTCAACAAGTTTGTTCTGGTTCCTCTTCACTCTGATCCAGCTCAGGCCGTTCAGGAGATGAACCGACTGTACGACGTCTTTGAGACGGTGACCAAGCTGTGGGACAACTTGgtgcggacacacacacagacacacacacagagatacacatAATCACTGTAGTGAGCATCATGTgaagatgtatgtgtgtgtgtgtgtgtgtagaatgtgATGTTCCTGGGAGATTTCCACGCTGGTTGTGCGTACATGAAGAAGACCgacaagaaaaacatcaaactcTTCGCTAACACCTCGTTCTCGTGGCTGATCGGAGACAAAGTGGACACGACCGTCCGTGAGGACACCAGCTGTCCctttgacatgtgtgtgtgtgtgtgtgtgtgtgtgtgtgtgtacttcaaATGAAGCTACAGCACCACACACAGTCCTGGCGTGAGTATTACAGCGTTTGagaaaaactctttttttaaaatctgctcatgacggcagcatgcgcatttcacctcaaatgttaccgccccaccagtaagtttacttcgacagctccaccttagctccaccttgtccctgcgagagtgcaggcgagggaggaagagcggtattatgtcaacgcggagggacaagtgtgctgttggtggctgcacagtggagcacagtgttttacagaggattttatatatgaagctaatgtgccggataaagtcagcaaacatgtgttcgcaccacttcacatcagactgcgaccagcggtcgctgtatttagtcagcaaacgtatttcaccgacgtacaaacacacacattgttaagaaaaggtcacatagagctcataactgaccattctgacacgtcctaattaaacatatttgttcagtacgtcctccatgaccgaagcacagactcagtctgatacagtcacatacagcagcagtttatgcagcgatcagcggtgctgtccttaagtgtttttaactgatttacagttcggcactgttcggctcgatccttatgtaggacgtctcttcctgtgacggcactctcgctgttttctgcgcacgcagccatgttgatattgtcagagaactagtggagggagggggagagaaatggagctgagcgagtgagcgctgtaaagaggacaaatcagaaaccccctggaagaagtgggcatgtgtttgcctgtgtctcatttgcatataaagggaccatgcacaaaaaccgagcgttctgaaaggggcgggtttagcagggttattgaactgctatgatgcttcatccttatggtattttgaccaaagcatgtcactgacatgttcattaggacaccagggaactattttaatgggggaaatagtgtataatatgtcccctttatgctgtacaagaatgtgtgtgtgagactgagcgacacagacagagagagggtaaatgtggaatattaaaaatattcagaGGAAAATAGTTTTAGGGCTTAAATAATCCAACAATGACTAAAATAACTGTCAccttttttgtaaataattcaaACCAAGTTtgtatgatttttcagcttttaaaatattagtgtgtgtgtgtgtgtgcgcgtgcgcgtgtgcgtgcgtgtatcAGGATCGTGGTTCATGGGAGGGTGTTCCTGAAGGCGGTCGTTCCGTACTCCGCTAAGGTCTTCAACATCGGAAGAGAGCTCAAGATCCAAAGGAAAAGGGTTTGTTTACCTGTCTGACGCGACACCTGACACAGTCTACGAtttctacgtcacatgttcacgtctttatctcactgtgagacagacttttcaacaggaaactgaagtttgtaaaccactcactctcccacaccaaagtccatagagaaaatcagtgattttagctcgcagggacacaggagctgctggtcctctgctgccttgtgtggtcactttgtgtcactgaggtcaatctgaaggttttaaaataagacatttgaacttagtgatggaggcagcaatggatcaacaactcctgtgtgctgtgatgtaaaaatcactgattttctctatggggtttgatatggcagagtgagtggtttacaaacctaagtttcctgttgaaaagtctgtctaacagtgagataaagatgtgaaaatgttctttagatatcgtagactttaTTATAAATGGCTAAATTCAGTTTTTGCTCATGTCtcctctggcagccatgtttttatgcAGGCACTcagcatttaaaaaagtgaactatccctttaatataaacaaactcTGACTTCCAGGTGCGGAAGATGAGTGACAACTTACCTGTGGAGGTGAGACTGAAGAGCTCCGCCCTCCTCCTTCAGGCCACGCCCCTGCTGTTCCTCCTCGGCGTCGTCCAGCTCCTCCGGTCTCTGTGAGCGATGTGTCGTGAAGGTCAAGTGACCAGTGTTTCACATGAGTCACGTGGTCACTGAGATGTTTTTTTACGATCTCTGACGTCGTCTCGTTGAACTGTCATGGCGACAGAATCATTTAAAACTCTGACAATGACGTGGTTCTTCACGCTGTGTGacctgatgaatgaatgaatgaagatttAAACGTGTctggattattattgttattatttcttaggtaaatttgatttgtttttataacaaacattattttattttatattcctcctcattctgtttttgtctctgtacaGAATCTGATGTAAATATTTGagaaatgactgtttttaataatcaataaagttttctgtattcaaattgttattttttgtttgcgtTTGAAACATGCGCACGTCTGAGCTCCCgctgcagaaaatattcaaccataaacacacagaaccaTGAATAAAAGCTTTactatttaaatatgtgtaaaaaaaaaacctgatttttTGTAATACTTTAGTTATTTTAGTCATATTTCTTTGTACTTCAGTAGAACGTCAGTACTGTGCTCATCCTCTGGGGgcgctgctgc includes:
- the LOC122761683 gene encoding deoxyribonuclease gamma-like, which translates into the protein MLCFSVFVLRYDGFVYKSVSSKPLGKSATDMQKYVFIYREQTASVIGQHQYESKPQVFTRAPFAVHFQSMKTRVNKFVLVPLHSDPAQAVQEMNRLYDVFETVTKLWDNLNVMFLGDFHAGCAYMKKTDKKNIKLFANTSFSWLIGDKVDTTVREDTSCPFDMIVVHGRVFLKAVVPYSAKVFNIGRELKIQRKRVRKMSDNLPVEVRLKSSALLLQATPLLFLLGVVQLLRSL